GGAGGGATAATGAGACAATACGGAATTCCAAGGAAATAAAGGAGCTCACGGATGTAAACGCATTAAATGATATGAATAAAGTAAATGATGAAAATGTTGTCCCAGCAGTCAGCAATGAAGCTCCGCCTAATGTTGAAGAGGAAAAAGTTGAGCCTGTTGTTCTGAAGATATATGCGCGTGAGTTGACATGGATAAGCGCCAGGATTGATGACAAAGATACAAAAGAGGTGCTTCTGAAACCTGGTGAAGGTGTAATGTGGAATGGTGAAGATAAGATTATCATTACTGCCGGCAATGCCGGAGGCATTGATTTAGATGTAAATGGTAAGACACTTGATCCCCTTGGCAAGAGAGGGGAGGTAATAAGAGATACTGTTATAACAAGTGCAGGTATAAAAAAGTGAGCAGACTTGCAGCAAAAATTCATGAATGATGCAGTAGATTACATCAAGTCCCTGATGCCTCAATTCACTGGTTCTATCGGAATTATTACAGGTTCAGGGTGGGACCTGAGGAATATACTGGATAATGTAAACGAGACCGAATACAAAGATATCCCTGGTTTTCCGATACCTGCCGTAGGTGGTCACAGAGGCAGACTTCTTCATGGTTATCATGATGACGAAGAGGTTTTACTCCTTCAGGGTCGGGTGCATTATTATGAGGGGTATAGCATGGAGGAGATTACCCTTTCTGTCAGGGTGCTTGCAGGTCTCGGCATAAGGCAAATAATTGTAACAAATGCTGCCGGGGGTATCAGACCTGATTTTGGTCCTGGGGATTTTATGGTAGTGACTGATCACATAAATTTAATGGGTGTGAATCCTCTTAGGGCAACACCAGACACCCTCTGTTTCAATGAGGCCGACAACATAAAAGAGCGATTCGTTGACATGACCGAAGCCTATGACCAGCAGCTATGCAGTATAGCCCTGACAGTTGCGAAGAAGCATAACATACCTCTCCACGCCGGCATCCTTGCAGCCGTCTCCGGTCCGTCATACGAGACCCCGGCAGAGATACGCATGCTCAGGTCACTTGGCGCTGATGCAGTTTGCATGTCGAGTGTGCCTGAGGTTATAATGTCAAAATATCTTGGAATGAAGGTGCTTGCCATATCAATGATCACTAATCATGCCGCTGGTGTCAGCAAGTCTGTTTTGAGGCATGAAGATGTTGTAACCATGGCTGAGTCCCGCAGTAAAGATGCCAGTCAAATACTTTCTTCTGTTATAACAAATTTGCCGAGGTAGCTCAATGGTAGAGCAACGCATTCGTAATGC
The sequence above is drawn from the Nitrospirota bacterium genome and encodes:
- a CDS encoding helix-turn-helix domain-containing protein, yielding MEKIGEYLKRVRETCGYSLEDVAGITKINLRYLEAIERDDFARIPGETFCLGFIRSYAKCIGINEEEISSRIRENSKTEPPQPAHTQDKDDKKIRRAVNKQGKARIILPAVFGVLLVALLFILYSGGRDNETIRNSKEIKELTDVNALNDMNKVNDENVVPAVSNEAPPNVEEEKVEPVVLKIYARELTWISARIDDKDTKEVLLKPGEGVMWNGEDKIIITAGNAGGIDLDVNGKTLDPLGKRGEVIRDTVITSAGIKK
- a CDS encoding purine-nucleoside phosphorylase, yielding MNDAVDYIKSLMPQFTGSIGIITGSGWDLRNILDNVNETEYKDIPGFPIPAVGGHRGRLLHGYHDDEEVLLLQGRVHYYEGYSMEEITLSVRVLAGLGIRQIIVTNAAGGIRPDFGPGDFMVVTDHINLMGVNPLRATPDTLCFNEADNIKERFVDMTEAYDQQLCSIALTVAKKHNIPLHAGILAAVSGPSYETPAEIRMLRSLGADAVCMSSVPEVIMSKYLGMKVLAISMITNHAAGVSKSVLRHEDVVTMAESRSKDASQILSSVITNLPR